The Streptomyces sp. V3I7 genome segment GCGCTCCGGGTCCCGGTTGCCCGCGGCGAGGACGAGCCAGATGCGCGAGCCCTTGGGGATGGTGACGCCGCGCACCTCGATGTCAGCGATGCAGGTGCGCTGCGGCACGAGCTGCACCGGGGGCTCGTAACGCAGCAGTTCCTCCACGATGCCGACGGCCAGCTCCGGGTCCTCACGCAGCCGCTCCAGGATCTCGGGGTGACGCAGGAGCGTGAGCATGCCGTTGGTGATGAGGTTGACCGTCGTCTCGTGTCCGGCGACGAGCAGCAGGACGGCGGTGCTGAGGGCCTCCATCATCGTCATGGCGCCGTCCGCGCCGTGGGCGGTCACCAGGTCGGACAGCATGTCGTCGCGGGGTTCCCTGACGCGCTGCTCGATCAGTCCGGCGAGGTACATGCCGAGCTCCATCCGCGCCTGCTGCACCTGCTGCGCGAAGTCGGGGCCGGCCGCCTCCCGCGTCTCAGGGTCAAGGCCCGCGACGATCGGGTCCACCCAGGCGCGGAAGCGCGGCTCGTCCTCGCGGGGCACGCCGAGCAGCCGGCAGATGACGGTCACCGGGAAGGGGTAGGCGAACTGGTCGACCAGGTCGATCTCCCGCGCGTCCCCGAATCCGTCGATCAACTCCTCAACCAGCGCGTCGAGTTCGCCGCGCATGGACTCGATGCGTCGCGGGGAGTGGGGCGGCCCGAAGGAGGTGTTGGCGATGCGGCGCAGCCGGTCGTGCTCGGGCGGGTCGAGCCGGATGAAGCTCGGCGGCAGCCCGCCCGACTCGTCGGCGGGCAGTTCGTCCTCCCCCGCCGCCGCGAGGTTGACCGCGTCGGAGCTGATCCGCGGGTCGTGGAGGAGGCCCTCGATGTCCCAGTACCGGCTGATGACGTACGGCCCGTCCTCGTCCTCGTGGAGCACGGGTGTCCGGCGCAGCTCCTCGTAGAGCGGGTAGGGGTCGGCCCGGTTGGCGAAGTCGGTGATCCGGCCGACGAGCGAGTCTTGCGTCATGGGAGGTCCTTGTCAGTGGCGCGCCGGGGTGAAGACCATGCGGCGGTCGGCCGGTGAGTACCCGGTGAGGGTGACGGTCGGGCCGTGCGTCGGCAGGGAGGGATCGGGGAAGTCCGACGGCATGGGCTGGGCGCCCTCGGGGCGGCGGTCCACCGTCGGGTACTCCACCGGGAAGGGCGCGCCCCGCTCGATCTCCCGGGCGTAGAACTCCAGCCAGCGGGCGTTGTCGAAGCTGACGGCGGCGATGATCCGGCCCTGGTAGCCGTAGACGGCGACGAAGCGGCGCTCGGCGAGCGAGCCCTGCGTGATCATGAGCTGGTCGCCCATGGACGGTACGCCGACCGACTTGATGTTGACCCCGAACTGCGCGGACCAGAAGGCGGGCACGTACAGGTGCGGGCGCCGCTCGGAGCTGGGGCTGATCATGTTGTGGGCGGCCGTCCGCGCCTGGGCGACGGCGTTGCCCCAGTGTTCGAGGGAGAGGAACTGGTAGCCGAACAGGGCGTTGGGGGAACGGGCGACGTCGCCCGCGACGAAGATGTCGTCGGTGACGATGCCGCTGATGTCGAAGGCGCGGCAGCCGGCGTCGCAGGCGATGCCCCGCGGTCCCGCGCCGAGTCCGGATCCGGTCAGCCACTCGGTGTTGCGCAGCGAGCCGAGCGAGACGACCACGAGGTCGGTCTCGACGACGCTCTCGTCGGAGAGGTGGGCGGCGCGCACCCGGCCCGCCGCGTCGCCCTCCAGGGCGGTGACCGTGACGCCGGTGCGCAGGTCCACCCCGTTGTCGCGGTGCATCCCGGCGGAGACGGCGCCGACCACCCCGCCGACGGCGCCCACCAGCGGGGCGCCCGCGCGTTCCGCCACGGTGACCTCCAGGCCCCTCTCCCGGCAGGCGGAGGCGACCTCGGAGCCCGCGAACCCGGCGCCGATGACGAGCACGCGGCGCGGCCTGGCTTCCAGGTGCCGGTACAGGGCGGCCGCGTCGTCGCGGGTGCGGAGCACGAACACGCCGTCCAGTTCGGCCTCCGCCTGCTTCGGCCAGGGCCGGGCGCGGACGCCGGTGGCGATGAGGAGGCGGTCGTACTCGACCTCGTCGCCGTCGGCCAGCCGTACCCGCTTGGCCGTCATGTCGAGGCCGCTCGCCGGGACGCCCAGGCGCCACTTGGCGTCGATGTCGCGGGTGCGGGGCAGTTCGGTGTGGTTCGCCGACGCCTTGCCGAGCAGGACCGCCTTGGACAGCGGCGGCCGGTCGTAGGGCTCGTACTGCTCGTCACCGATCAGGGTGAGGGAGCCCTCGAAGTCCTCGGCGCGCAGGGTCTCGGCGGCGGTGAGGCCCGCGAGCGAGGCGCCCACGATCACGATCCGGCCCTCGCGGCGGAGCCGGTCCACGTGGTCAGTGTCCATGGAAGCTCTCCTGCGCGCGGCGAAGGCCCTCGCGGGCGCGGGCGGAGGACTCGGGGGGCGAGCCGCCCGGTCCGTCGAGTCCCTCGACCGTGATCGCCTGTACGGGGCAGGCGGCGACGGCGCGGGCGACCGCCTCGCGGTGTTCGTCCGCGGCCCGTGGGTTGTAGACGAGGGCCTCGTCGCCGTGCATGGTGAAGACGTCCGGCGCGAGGAACGCGCACTGGGCGTATCCCTGGCATCTGTTGAGATCGACGACAACCCTCATCGACGCTCCGCCCTTTCGGCGGCCAGGTCCGTGCTGCGCCACGTCTTCGAGGGGCACCCCGGACGGCGGTCATCTTCCCCTGGCCAGCATGCGAGCGGCGGTGGTGGCGCCGCGCGCGGGAGCCCGCCGATGGAGTGAGCCGGCAGTCCGTGTCGCCGGTCAGCGCACCTCGGCGAGGCCGGCCCCGCGTCGGCCGCCCACGACGAGGATGCAGCCGCTGATCACCAGTGCCCAGCCCGGGAACGCCAGCTCGGCCCAGGGGACGTGCGAGGAGACGCCCCGTCGGCTGCATGGGCGGCTCGTTTCCTCTCCGGCGGCGCCTGCCGGCACCTGGCACCAGCAAGCCGCCGCGACGAGAGCGCCGCCACCGGGAGGCGGCCGAACGGCACACTCCCGCAAGGGGTCGGACCTGGTCAGTCGGCGATCTGTGTGATCCGCCAGAGGCGGCGCGGGAGGGCGCCCTCCTCGAAGGCGTGGACGTCGACGAGGTCCCAGCCCTCGGCGAGGGCGTCGACCAGGGTGCGCGGGAAGAAGTGGACGGCGAAGCCCCCGTGTTCGTACGTGTCGTCGCCGTGTGCGATGCCGTCGCCGTAGTGGGCGTCGCCGGTGTGCCGCACGGTGTAGACGAAGGCGCCGCCGGGACGCAGCACGCGCCGGACCTCGCGCACGAGGGCGTGTATCTCCTCCGTCGACAGGGCCATGCACAGCAGCATGTGCGCGAAGACCGCGTCGACCGAGGCGTCGGCCGCGGGGAGCGGGTCGCGGACGTCGTGCACCGTGGTCGTGACCCGCTCGGCCGGTGACTCGGCGCGGGCGGCGGCGTCGAGCTGGTCCAGGCCGGCCCGGCTGAAGTCGGTGGCCCGCACGGTGAAGCCCTCGCGGGCGAAGTACAGCGCGTCCCGTCCGTGCCCGGCCCCCAGCTCCAGCACGTCCTTGGCCCCGACCCGCCGGAACACGTCGGCGGCGTGCACCGCGGGCGCGGAAGGCCGCTCGCCGTACATGCCGGGATGCGTGGTGTACGTGCTCTGCCAGTGATCGTGCTGCCCCGCCGCGAGGCTCCGGCTCCGACCGCCGTCCCGGACCTGCATGACGCCCTTACCCGCTCCTCTTGAGCGCTCCCGCACGTGGGACGGGCTCCGGAATGATTGTCTCATTCGGCGGAACGGGCAGGGCCGACGGCCCGTGGGACCCATATCGGATACGTCCGTAAATAGCCGGTATGTTCCGCTTGGGGCACGCTGGATGCCATGAGGCGGCGGCAGGGCTCGGGTGGGTGGCAGCAGCCGGGGCGGTCCGGTCGCGCACTGCTGTTGCTGCCGATCGCGCTCATCGTGGCGATCACGGTGGTGGACATCCGCTTCCCCGAGGACATCCACCTGGGGCCCGCGCTCGTCATCGCGCCCGCGCTCACCGCCTCGTTCGCCGGGCCCCGGACGACCGCGGCGATCGGCGCGCTGACGGTGGGGGCGCAGGCGGTCATCGCCGCGCTGCACGGCGGACTGGGCACCCCCAACCACATCGTGCAGCTGGTCACCCTCACCCTCCTCTCGGCGCTGATCGTGGTCTACTGCGCGGTCCGCGACCGCCACCGCGCGCAGCTGGACCAGGTCAGATCGGTCGCCGAGGCCGCCCAGCAGGTCCTTCATGGCACCGCTGCCCGAACGCATCGGCCCGCTGCGGACCGCCTCCCTGTACCTGGCCGCGGAGGACGAGGCCCAGATCGGCGGCGATCTCTACGCGGCCGCGCGAGCGGACAGCACCGTACGCGTGCTGATCGGCGACGTACGCGGCAAGGGACTGCCCGCCGTCGGCGAGGCCGCGCTGCTGCTCGGCGCCTTCCGGGAGGGCGTCCACCGGCACACCTCGCTGCCGGACCTGGCCGCCACGCTGGAGCAGAGCGTGACCCGGTACGCCGCCGACTCCGAGCCGCCCGAGGAGGCCGGTGAACGGTTCGCCACCGCCCTGCTCGCCGAGATACCCGACGGCGCCCCGGTCGTCCGGATGACCAGCTGCGGCCATCCCCCGCCCCTGCTGCTGCGC includes the following:
- a CDS encoding class I SAM-dependent methyltransferase, whose product is MQVRDGGRSRSLAAGQHDHWQSTYTTHPGMYGERPSAPAVHAADVFRRVGAKDVLELGAGHGRDALYFAREGFTVRATDFSRAGLDQLDAAARAESPAERVTTTVHDVRDPLPAADASVDAVFAHMLLCMALSTEEIHALVREVRRVLRPGGAFVYTVRHTGDAHYGDGIAHGDDTYEHGGFAVHFFPRTLVDALAEGWDLVDVHAFEEGALPRRLWRITQIAD
- a CDS encoding NAD(P)/FAD-dependent oxidoreductase → MDTDHVDRLRREGRIVIVGASLAGLTAAETLRAEDFEGSLTLIGDEQYEPYDRPPLSKAVLLGKASANHTELPRTRDIDAKWRLGVPASGLDMTAKRVRLADGDEVEYDRLLIATGVRARPWPKQAEAELDGVFVLRTRDDAAALYRHLEARPRRVLVIGAGFAGSEVASACRERGLEVTVAERAGAPLVGAVGGVVGAVSAGMHRDNGVDLRTGVTVTALEGDAAGRVRAAHLSDESVVETDLVVVSLGSLRNTEWLTGSGLGAGPRGIACDAGCRAFDISGIVTDDIFVAGDVARSPNALFGYQFLSLEHWGNAVAQARTAAHNMISPSSERRPHLYVPAFWSAQFGVNIKSVGVPSMGDQLMITQGSLAERRFVAVYGYQGRIIAAVSFDNARWLEFYAREIERGAPFPVEYPTVDRRPEGAQPMPSDFPDPSLPTHGPTVTLTGYSPADRRMVFTPARH
- a CDS encoding cytochrome P450 — translated: MTQDSLVGRITDFANRADPYPLYEELRRTPVLHEDEDGPYVISRYWDIEGLLHDPRISSDAVNLAAAGEDELPADESGGLPPSFIRLDPPEHDRLRRIANTSFGPPHSPRRIESMRGELDALVEELIDGFGDAREIDLVDQFAYPFPVTVICRLLGVPREDEPRFRAWVDPIVAGLDPETREAAGPDFAQQVQQARMELGMYLAGLIEQRVREPRDDMLSDLVTAHGADGAMTMMEALSTAVLLLVAGHETTVNLITNGMLTLLRHPEILERLREDPELAVGIVEELLRYEPPVQLVPQRTCIADIEVRGVTIPKGSRIWLVLAAGNRDPERFTDPDRFDPDRGDIQHLGFGSGIHSCFGAPLARLEAQIALAALARRLENPRLIEDPPPYRQNAVLRGPRHLDIGFDGLRS
- a CDS encoding ferredoxin, translating into MRVVVDLNRCQGYAQCAFLAPDVFTMHGDEALVYNPRAADEHREAVARAVAACPVQAITVEGLDGPGGSPPESSARAREGLRRAQESFHGH